One genomic window of Alphaproteobacteria bacterium includes the following:
- the tatA gene encoding twin-arginine translocase TatA/TatE family subunit, with the protein MSIGIWQIALILVIVMILFGAGKLPRVMGDIAKGVKSFKSGLKDDENEAVAEAQPEAKEVEHAATEPAPATQTEVPTDEPAKT; encoded by the coding sequence ATGAGCATAGGTATTTGGCAGATAGCGTTGATCCTGGTGATCGTCATGATCCTGTTTGGTGCCGGCAAGCTGCCGCGGGTGATGGGTGACATCGCCAAGGGCGTGAAGAGTTTCAAGTCCGGCCTTAAGGACGACGAGAACGAGGCAGTGGCCGAGGCACAGCCGGAGGCGAAGGAGGTCGAGCATGCGGCGACCGAGCCCGCTCCAGCGACCCAGACAGAAGTCCCGACGGACGAGCCCGCCAAGACCTGA